Proteins from a genomic interval of Niabella soli DSM 19437:
- a CDS encoding DUF3826 domain-containing protein, with translation MLWLFRKEGLRFIGKFALTGMLIIGVAHAQSDEAAIAYKKSIEARAYKIVTPLDLKDSVKFYKVRDVVAKQYIELSAIDARDAAAVKTIKNAAKDKAATDAALADQQKKLTAEKTQQHKVYLTQLSKYLDAGQIDVIKNGMTYNVLPLTYKGYLEMIPRLTTEEKQYIMNALVEARELAIDAGSSEKKHAWFGKYKGRINNYLSSHGYDVNKESKAWQERMKTQQAHK, from the coding sequence ATGCTCTGGTTATTTAGAAAGGAAGGCTTGCGTTTCATTGGAAAATTTGCTTTAACAGGAATGCTGATCATTGGGGTAGCCCACGCGCAATCCGACGAGGCAGCAATCGCCTATAAAAAAAGTATAGAGGCCCGTGCGTATAAAATTGTTACACCGTTAGACTTGAAAGATTCTGTAAAATTTTATAAGGTGCGGGATGTAGTTGCCAAACAATATATAGAGCTGAGCGCCATTGATGCGCGGGATGCCGCTGCGGTAAAAACAATTAAGAACGCCGCGAAAGATAAAGCGGCAACAGATGCAGCGCTGGCCGACCAACAGAAAAAACTAACTGCTGAAAAAACACAGCAACATAAGGTTTATTTAACGCAATTATCAAAATACCTCGATGCCGGGCAGATCGATGTCATCAAAAACGGCATGACCTATAATGTATTGCCGCTTACTTACAAAGGGTACCTGGAAATGATCCCCCGGTTAACCACTGAAGAGAAACAATACATTATGAATGCCCTGGTAGAGGCGCGGGAGTTGGCCATAGATGCGGGGTCCTCCGAAAAGAAACATGCCTGGTTTGGAAAATACAAAGGGCGGATCAATAACTATCTGTCTTCACATGGGTATGATGTAAATAAAGAAAGCAAAGCGTGGCAGGAACGTATGAAAACACAACAGGCACATAAATAA
- a CDS encoding SusC/RagA family TonB-linked outer membrane protein, protein MFYKTILKVACVVLTICWGLQAQAQTKTISGQTVDDSTGEVISGVTIKVKNGPQTAVSNSQGIFTMNISAAGATLQYSHIGYEYGELRVTPGDSIRIKIKRQENKLDEIVVIGYGTQNKRNITGSIATIDPAAVADNPVASITEALRGQIPGLNVSGGSTRPGTLATLDIRQQFNWGKDNGNNLPLIVIDDVIQVDPQTGLNSLDRFNQLDLSEVESITVVRDAAAAIYGSRASQGALIVKTKRGKIGAPRVTYNAKFETNNAVSHAKVMNARQFGEFSNRFGRAAGWNTNNLYTDNELASMDSLNYDWLANDWRAANAMQHSLDLSGGAERATYFTGVSYYTQSPNLGSQDFKRWTYRGGTDVKLLSGLRLGVTIAAANTNLEKSFSKINFSDGFAVGGEQNDYNVLLHMPKYIPWSYNINGMDQYISPPLSSNRLGSASGNNSLSNYNYYALMNNGSKTTNKQFNYNVNFSLQYDVPFIKGLAFKVNYGLSQASGNTEQNMFPILLYQNKDITSAGQHLFSEVDPTHWAAITNKANTRVTYDNTTSKNEQSNFFVTYDRKFGEHSLSAMASVERATNSGEDRYQIYDTPNADIYNGTSISAGTLNTSNTITYRYEGGSLSYLGRLNYSFKNRYLLQFVFRSDASTVFAPENYWGFFPALSAGWVMSDEKFIRDNLPWVNFLKIRANVGHTGNNNIKPWKWLQVYGAQTDKGFGFGSNGGMYVTGLTPGVTPNREVRWDNTLQRNFGLDMAFLKNRLSVTFDQYFNSTRDMLTDMSKALNSPISVGGAFAEQNFAAVNAWGTELSVNWKDNIGDFNYSIGVNTGFSNYKTVKYFDQAFNYPSITSTARAIGNYAYAPVWGFSTWKQTSGGDGILRTDADIDNYWNYLTQNAANSGIAGAAPNFMGITTKSAMKKGMLVYQDEAGALDANGKTIAGPNGSVQEDEDYVKLRKSNRSYGLTTNISLGWRNLSLRTQIATSWGGDRMLDYIKQGTSSTNAMWSQPIYLVNMYDSTTNPNGRYPNLYYYDAFGGANSDFFMLPTFRMVVRSLSVGYALPVAWVKKAGIQNARVYLSGNNLWDLYNPYPNKYRNMYDDPKSEYPTLRTWALGLSVGF, encoded by the coding sequence ATGTTTTACAAAACAATTTTAAAGGTCGCGTGCGTTGTACTGACTATCTGTTGGGGACTACAGGCGCAGGCGCAAACAAAAACGATCTCGGGCCAGACTGTAGACGATTCTACCGGAGAGGTCATTTCCGGTGTTACCATTAAAGTGAAAAATGGTCCGCAAACTGCTGTCTCCAATAGTCAGGGGATTTTTACAATGAATATATCCGCCGCCGGCGCAACCTTACAGTATTCACACATCGGATACGAATACGGTGAGCTGCGGGTAACCCCCGGGGATTCCATCCGGATAAAAATTAAAAGACAGGAGAACAAGCTGGATGAAATAGTGGTAATCGGGTATGGTACCCAAAACAAAAGAAATATTACAGGATCGATAGCCACTATTGACCCCGCAGCGGTTGCGGATAATCCCGTAGCCTCCATTACAGAGGCCTTGCGCGGTCAGATCCCGGGCCTTAATGTGTCGGGGGGGAGTACCCGCCCGGGTACGTTAGCAACCCTTGATATACGGCAACAGTTCAACTGGGGTAAGGATAACGGTAATAACCTCCCCCTGATCGTAATTGACGATGTAATACAGGTTGATCCTCAAACAGGTTTGAACAGCCTGGACCGGTTCAATCAGTTGGATCTGTCTGAAGTTGAAAGTATTACTGTTGTGCGTGATGCCGCAGCGGCCATTTATGGTTCACGAGCCTCTCAGGGCGCCTTGATCGTAAAAACCAAAAGAGGAAAAATAGGCGCTCCGCGGGTGACTTATAATGCAAAATTTGAAACCAACAATGCGGTAAGTCACGCTAAAGTGATGAATGCAAGACAATTTGGCGAGTTCTCCAACCGTTTTGGAAGAGCTGCGGGCTGGAACACAAATAACCTGTATACAGACAATGAATTGGCTTCGATGGATTCTTTAAATTATGACTGGCTGGCTAATGACTGGAGAGCAGCTAATGCCATGCAACACTCTTTAGATCTTAGTGGCGGCGCTGAACGGGCTACTTATTTTACCGGGGTGTCCTATTATACCCAAAGCCCCAACCTGGGCTCACAGGATTTTAAAAGATGGACCTATAGGGGAGGTACCGATGTAAAGTTGTTAAGCGGCTTACGTTTAGGCGTAACAATTGCAGCAGCTAATACCAATCTGGAAAAGTCATTTAGTAAAATAAACTTTAGTGATGGTTTTGCGGTTGGCGGTGAACAAAATGATTATAACGTTTTATTACACATGCCTAAGTATATTCCGTGGTCATATAATATAAATGGGATGGATCAGTATATATCACCACCCCTAAGCTCAAACAGGTTAGGTAGCGCCTCCGGAAACAATTCCTTAAGTAACTATAACTATTATGCCTTAATGAATAATGGGTCCAAGACTACTAATAAGCAGTTTAATTATAATGTTAACTTCTCATTGCAGTATGATGTTCCGTTTATTAAAGGCTTAGCGTTTAAAGTAAACTATGGCTTGTCGCAGGCATCTGGCAACACTGAACAGAATATGTTCCCTATTTTGTTATATCAGAACAAGGACATCACGTCTGCCGGACAGCATTTATTCTCTGAAGTCGATCCTACCCATTGGGCTGCAATAACGAACAAGGCCAATACACGCGTTACCTACGACAACACTACTTCTAAAAATGAACAATCCAACTTTTTTGTTACATATGATAGAAAATTTGGAGAGCATAGCCTTTCCGCAATGGCTTCGGTTGAAAGAGCGACTAATAGTGGGGAAGACAGGTACCAAATATATGACACGCCTAATGCGGATATTTATAATGGTACTTCAATATCTGCGGGAACGCTTAATACATCTAATACGATTACCTATCGTTATGAGGGAGGCTCTTTATCCTACCTGGGCCGTTTGAACTACAGCTTTAAGAACAGGTATTTGTTGCAGTTTGTTTTCAGGTCTGATGCCTCCACTGTTTTTGCTCCTGAGAATTACTGGGGATTTTTCCCGGCACTGTCTGCAGGATGGGTGATGTCTGACGAGAAATTTATCAGAGATAATCTTCCCTGGGTCAATTTTTTAAAGATCCGTGCTAACGTTGGTCATACCGGAAATAATAACATTAAACCCTGGAAGTGGTTACAGGTTTACGGGGCACAAACAGATAAAGGTTTTGGCTTTGGCAGCAATGGCGGAATGTACGTTACAGGCCTGACCCCGGGCGTTACGCCTAACCGGGAGGTTAGATGGGATAATACCCTGCAACGAAACTTTGGACTGGATATGGCTTTTCTGAAGAATCGCCTCTCCGTCACCTTCGATCAGTATTTTAATTCTACCCGCGATATGTTAACCGATATGTCGAAAGCACTTAATTCTCCTATCTCCGTTGGTGGTGCATTTGCCGAGCAAAATTTTGCCGCTGTAAATGCATGGGGAACGGAGCTTTCTGTTAATTGGAAGGACAATATAGGCGACTTCAACTATTCTATTGGTGTTAATACAGGCTTCAGCAATTATAAAACGGTTAAATATTTTGATCAGGCCTTTAACTATCCTTCTATAACAAGTACCGCCAGGGCTATCGGCAATTATGCCTATGCGCCGGTGTGGGGTTTCAGCACATGGAAGCAAACATCAGGCGGGGATGGTATATTACGTACGGATGCCGATATTGATAATTACTGGAACTATCTGACCCAAAATGCTGCGAATTCCGGCATTGCAGGTGCAGCGCCCAATTTTATGGGGATTACCACAAAATCGGCTATGAAAAAGGGAATGTTAGTGTATCAAGATGAGGCTGGGGCATTGGACGCAAACGGTAAAACAATTGCAGGTCCTAATGGTAGCGTTCAGGAAGACGAGGACTATGTTAAATTAAGAAAATCGAACAGAAGCTATGGGCTTACAACTAATATCAGTTTAGGCTGGAGGAACCTGTCGCTCCGTACACAAATAGCTACATCCTGGGGTGGAGACAGGATGCTGGATTATATTAAACAGGGAACTTCAAGCACTAATGCCATGTGGTCTCAGCCGATTTACCTGGTTAATATGTATGACTCTACTACCAATCCAAATGGCAGATATCCTAATCTGTATTATTATGATGCATTTGGGGGAGCAAATTCTGATTTTTTCATGTTGCCAACATTCAGAATGGTTGTCCGGAGTTTAAGTGTTGGGTATGCCTTGCCTGTGGCCTGGGTTAAAAAAGCAGGTATTCAAAATGCAAGGGTTTATCTTTCGGGGAATAACCTTTGGGACCTGTATAATCCTTATCCTAATAAATACCGCAATATGTACGATGATCCAAAGTCAGAGTACCCGACATTGCGAACCTGGGCTTTGGGACTTAGTGTGGGATTTTAA
- a CDS encoding RagB/SusD family nutrient uptake outer membrane protein, with product MKNRILFLLASVLLLVAAGCNKKFLEDMKPYNSYGEDQVFSNETLAGWYIDRVYNYYFVNYRSPLQQVVGSYTTDRSQMTEELGGTVNKYTDPGRTLQLAKDADGYYGTTTSSINNNPYTRIRFCNDIIAKMDQPVTGNLSATFRQRAKGQMFFLRALQYFDLVRVYGGVPIVLTVQNASTSDPSIQIPRSKSSECFVQIVKDLDSAAALLPMKWEVPATDYGRLTAAGALAMKSRVLLTAASPLFNKDWDNTGSDKWQAALQAGLDAETKLTAAGYGLYGSTAKDWAQMTYAQTAAFNKEALMVFLFSTSQISSSGYNNGWENSVRPTDYKGSGNGISATKEMLDLFPLANGLRPTAANGYVDTFFFANRDPRFYRTFAFSGSKWGIKTNANKSTWFYRWKPSATGSPAYYGNNQTSSPAVVYKMSNPAADSTGYTYSNTSIFEYRYAELLLNIAECYAAKGDVGNALTYLGKIRARVGIPSANNYGIGTPADKYAAIEACLYERRIELAYEGKRFWDVQRWMLYDNTDNSGNSVTKLGLKPINGTSRNGYYWQAKTYVAKDPLSATDRNILIDPDASNFSTQIENLKAVYNKWFVMTPLDKPMDQVNNTPVTILFRPNYYLSGLGTSPLSSNPWLQQTIGWQDYSGGAGNFDYQQ from the coding sequence ATGAAAAATAGAATATTATTTCTGCTGGCTTCCGTACTGCTTCTTGTCGCGGCAGGTTGCAATAAAAAATTTTTGGAAGATATGAAGCCCTATAATTCATATGGCGAAGACCAGGTTTTCTCCAATGAAACGCTGGCCGGCTGGTATATTGACAGGGTTTATAATTATTATTTTGTAAATTACAGAAGCCCTTTGCAACAGGTAGTAGGGTCCTATACCACAGACAGGTCGCAAATGACCGAAGAGTTGGGAGGAACCGTCAACAAATACACGGACCCTGGCCGTACCCTGCAGTTGGCAAAAGATGCTGATGGCTATTACGGCACCACTACATCCAGCATTAATAATAACCCTTATACACGTATCCGTTTTTGCAATGATATCATTGCAAAAATGGATCAGCCGGTTACGGGTAATTTATCAGCAACCTTTCGCCAAAGAGCAAAAGGCCAGATGTTCTTTTTAAGGGCCTTGCAATACTTTGACCTGGTAAGGGTGTATGGTGGTGTACCGATTGTATTAACGGTTCAAAATGCCAGTACCAGCGATCCATCTATACAAATACCCCGTTCTAAATCATCAGAATGCTTTGTACAGATTGTAAAAGACCTGGATTCTGCGGCAGCTTTGCTGCCCATGAAATGGGAGGTGCCGGCTACAGATTATGGCAGGCTGACTGCTGCGGGAGCCCTGGCAATGAAAAGCCGGGTATTGCTGACAGCAGCAAGCCCTTTATTTAATAAGGATTGGGATAATACCGGCAGCGATAAATGGCAGGCAGCTTTGCAGGCTGGGTTAGATGCTGAAACCAAGCTGACGGCGGCTGGCTACGGTTTGTACGGCTCAACCGCCAAAGACTGGGCACAAATGACGTATGCACAAACGGCTGCATTTAATAAAGAAGCTTTGATGGTATTCCTGTTTAGTACCAGTCAGATCTCATCCTCCGGATATAATAATGGCTGGGAGAATTCAGTAAGACCTACCGACTACAAAGGCTCGGGCAATGGTATTTCGGCCACCAAGGAAATGCTGGATTTATTCCCGCTTGCCAATGGGCTGCGCCCCACAGCGGCTAATGGCTACGTGGATACGTTTTTCTTCGCAAACAGGGATCCCCGTTTCTACCGGACCTTCGCTTTCTCTGGTTCTAAGTGGGGTATTAAAACAAATGCCAATAAATCTACCTGGTTTTACAGATGGAAACCAAGTGCAACCGGATCACCTGCCTATTATGGAAATAATCAGACCAGCAGCCCTGCAGTAGTGTATAAAATGTCGAACCCCGCCGCCGACAGCACCGGGTATACCTACTCCAATACCAGCATATTTGAATACCGGTATGCTGAACTTTTACTGAATATAGCTGAATGCTATGCTGCTAAAGGAGATGTTGGCAATGCCCTCACTTATCTGGGAAAGATACGGGCACGGGTAGGAATACCTTCGGCGAATAATTACGGTATTGGAACACCGGCCGATAAGTATGCTGCTATTGAAGCCTGTCTTTATGAACGCCGGATAGAACTGGCTTATGAAGGTAAGCGCTTCTGGGATGTACAGCGCTGGATGTTATATGATAATACCGATAATAGTGGTAACTCTGTAACAAAATTGGGACTTAAGCCCATAAACGGCACATCACGTAATGGCTACTACTGGCAAGCAAAAACTTATGTTGCCAAGGATCCGCTATCCGCTACCGACAGAAATATATTAATAGATCCGGATGCCTCAAATTTTAGTACCCAAATAGAAAACCTAAAGGCAGTTTATAATAAATGGTTTGTTATGACGCCATTAGATAAACCTATGGACCAGGTAAATAATACACCAGTGACTATATTATTCCGTCCAAACTATTATTTGTCGGGTCTTGGTACATCGCCATTGAGCAGTAACCCCTGGTTGCAGCAAACCATTGGATGGCAGGATTATTCCGGAGGCGCGGGTAATTTTGATTATCAACAATAA
- a CDS encoding pectate lyase family protein, which produces MDFKKSVLAVISMGLFFTSNAQYPQVSKEDQEKAKALMDAAEKHSDSMWAIAYPIIKKEATEGRPYIPWASRYDELPHADIPAFPGAEGGGKVARGGRGGRVIVVTNLNDDGPGSFRWACEQGGARIVVFNVAGIIRLKSPVMVRAPYITIEGQSAPGDGICIAGETVWLNTHDVIIRYMRFRRGETWVGRRDDAIGGNPIGNIMIDHVSATWGLDENMSMYRHMYNDSTGKIEDKFGTVNITIQNSIFAESLDTWNHAFGSTLGGENCSFMRNLWADNTGRNPSVGWNGIFNFANNVVFNWVHRSIDGGDYRAQFNIINNYFQPGPATPKNSNVGHRILKPESGRSKLKYHVYGRAYVNGNVMQGYPEITKDNWNGGVQVEEEKDAGEYTPYIKQSKPLIMPQLTLVDAQTARSFVLANAGATLPRRDAVDTRIVKQVETGKINNVPSCPLPKTQFVHRRLPIDSYKIGIITDPCQTGGYPEYKGTPYKDSDNDGMPDDYEKKNGLKPNDASDAAAIAKNGYSNIENYLNSLVNVKNVVPAK; this is translated from the coding sequence ATGGATTTTAAAAAAAGTGTACTGGCCGTTATTAGTATGGGTTTATTTTTTACATCCAATGCCCAATATCCCCAGGTATCAAAAGAAGACCAGGAGAAGGCAAAGGCGTTAATGGATGCTGCGGAAAAACATTCAGACAGTATGTGGGCCATTGCCTACCCCATTATAAAAAAAGAAGCAACAGAAGGCAGACCCTATATTCCCTGGGCTTCCCGGTATGATGAATTGCCCCATGCGGATATTCCTGCTTTTCCCGGAGCGGAAGGGGGTGGAAAAGTGGCCCGCGGCGGACGCGGCGGACGGGTGATTGTGGTAACCAACCTTAATGACGACGGGCCGGGAAGCTTTCGCTGGGCCTGTGAGCAAGGCGGAGCCCGGATCGTCGTGTTTAACGTGGCCGGCATTATCCGCCTGAAATCTCCTGTTATGGTGCGTGCTCCCTATATCACCATAGAAGGGCAAAGCGCGCCGGGCGATGGTATTTGCATTGCGGGTGAAACCGTGTGGCTCAACACCCATGATGTGATCATCCGCTATATGCGCTTTCGCCGGGGCGAAACCTGGGTGGGACGCAGGGATGACGCTATCGGTGGCAACCCGATCGGAAATATTATGATCGACCACGTATCGGCCACCTGGGGGCTGGATGAGAATATGAGCATGTACCGCCATATGTATAACGACAGTACCGGGAAAATTGAAGATAAGTTTGGGACCGTAAATATCACCATCCAGAACTCCATTTTCGCAGAATCCCTGGATACCTGGAACCATGCTTTTGGCAGCACCCTGGGCGGCGAAAATTGCAGCTTTATGCGGAACCTCTGGGCGGATAATACCGGGCGTAATCCTTCTGTAGGTTGGAATGGTATTTTTAATTTTGCAAACAACGTAGTGTTCAACTGGGTGCACCGCTCCATTGATGGCGGTGATTACCGGGCCCAGTTCAATATCATCAATAATTATTTTCAGCCGGGGCCGGCAACGCCTAAGAACAGTAATGTAGGGCACCGGATCCTGAAACCTGAAAGCGGCCGCAGTAAATTAAAATACCATGTATATGGCCGCGCTTATGTAAATGGTAACGTTATGCAGGGTTATCCTGAAATCACAAAAGATAACTGGAATGGCGGCGTACAGGTAGAAGAGGAGAAAGATGCGGGTGAATACACGCCTTATATAAAGCAGTCAAAGCCGCTTATAATGCCGCAACTGACCCTGGTGGATGCACAAACTGCCAGAAGCTTTGTATTGGCAAATGCCGGTGCTACTTTACCAAGGAGAGATGCTGTGGATACGCGTATTGTAAAACAGGTGGAAACCGGGAAGATCAATAATGTACCGTCCTGCCCGCTGCCAAAAACGCAATTTGTACACCGGCGGCTGCCCATTGATTCCTACAAAATCGGCATCATTACTGATCCCTGCCAGACAGGGGGCTACCCCGAGTATAAGGGAACACCTTATAAGGACTCCGATAATGATGGGATGCCGGACGATTATGAAAAGAAAAACGGGCTGAAGCCTAACGATGCATCCGACGCTGCTGCAATAGCAAAGAACGGGTACAGCAATATTGAAAATTATTTGAATAGTTTGGTGAACGTAAAGAATGTTGTGCCGGCAAAATAG
- a CDS encoding pectate lyase family protein, with protein sequence MNRNWLYMIGFTGMLFFQKQAAAQYPVIPKSVEDSEAAVMARYQKLSDQAWAKALPVVEGGEKAGKPYRPWASKSSDLLKAAIPAFPGAQGGGAYTSGGRGGKVFVVTNLNDDGPGSFRWACEQGGPRIIVFNVAGIIHLSRPLNIRAPYITIMGQSAPGDGICIAGESVLIDTHDVIIRFMRFRRGQTEVTRRDDGLGGNAVGNIMIDHVSASWGLDENMSIYRHVYERQSNGKGEKLPTVNVTIQNSIFSEALDTWNHAFGSTIGGRNSTFMRNLWANNVARNPSVGMDGDFGFANNVIFNWWNRSADGGDDKSLFNFINNYYKPGPITPKNQPIAYRILKPESSRSRKDTLIFGKAYVNGNIVEGNEKVTKDNWAGGVQLEDKADVAAALSRIRVDKPFPMATFPILKATQAYDYVLKNAGAILPVRDAVDQRVVEDVRTGKITYSKDAKPAPVSKYLKRRLPLDSYKDGIISDIQQVGGYPAYKGTPYKDSDNDGMPDEYEKKNGLNPRNASDAPALAANGYSNVENYLNGLVNLNTVTPR encoded by the coding sequence ATGAACAGGAATTGGTTATACATGATTGGCTTTACAGGGATGCTGTTTTTTCAAAAGCAGGCAGCGGCTCAATATCCGGTGATCCCGAAATCAGTGGAAGATTCAGAGGCGGCTGTTATGGCCAGATACCAGAAGCTTTCTGATCAGGCATGGGCCAAAGCGCTCCCGGTTGTTGAGGGGGGAGAGAAAGCCGGCAAACCCTACAGGCCCTGGGCCTCAAAATCGTCCGACCTTTTAAAAGCGGCGATCCCGGCCTTCCCGGGTGCACAGGGTGGCGGCGCCTATACTTCCGGCGGGCGTGGCGGAAAAGTGTTTGTGGTTACTAATCTTAATGACGACGGACCGGGAAGTTTTCGCTGGGCCTGTGAACAGGGTGGCCCCCGCATTATTGTTTTTAACGTGGCAGGCATCATTCATTTAAGCCGCCCGCTCAACATACGGGCGCCCTATATAACCATAATGGGACAAAGCGCGCCGGGCGATGGGATCTGTATCGCAGGAGAATCCGTATTGATCGATACGCATGATGTGATCATCCGCTTTATGCGTTTCAGAAGAGGACAAACGGAAGTTACCAGAAGAGATGATGGGTTGGGCGGTAACGCTGTCGGCAATATTATGATCGATCATGTTTCTGCCAGTTGGGGATTGGATGAGAATATGAGCATCTATCGCCATGTATATGAACGGCAATCCAATGGAAAGGGCGAAAAATTACCAACGGTAAATGTAACCATACAAAACTCCATTTTTTCAGAAGCGCTGGATACCTGGAATCATGCTTTTGGCAGCACCATTGGCGGCAGGAACAGTACTTTTATGCGTAACCTCTGGGCAAATAACGTGGCCAGAAACCCTTCAGTAGGGATGGACGGTGATTTTGGGTTTGCCAATAATGTGATCTTTAACTGGTGGAACCGGAGCGCTGATGGCGGTGATGATAAATCGCTTTTTAATTTTATCAACAACTATTACAAGCCGGGGCCGATCACTCCAAAGAATCAGCCCATTGCTTATCGTATTTTAAAACCCGAATCCAGCCGGTCGAGAAAAGATACCCTGATCTTCGGAAAAGCGTATGTGAACGGAAATATTGTAGAGGGAAATGAAAAAGTTACGAAAGACAACTGGGCCGGAGGGGTGCAGTTGGAAGATAAGGCGGATGTTGCTGCGGCGCTGAGCCGGATCAGAGTGGACAAGCCCTTTCCGATGGCGACCTTCCCCATATTGAAAGCAACACAGGCATACGATTATGTATTAAAAAATGCGGGCGCGATATTGCCTGTACGGGATGCAGTGGATCAGCGGGTAGTGGAAGATGTACGAACCGGTAAGATCACGTATAGCAAAGATGCAAAGCCGGCCCCCGTATCCAAATACCTGAAGCGCAGGCTGCCGCTGGATTCTTATAAGGACGGGATCATTTCCGATATCCAACAGGTGGGCGGTTACCCGGCTTATAAGGGTACGCCTTACAAAGATTCCGATAATGACGGAATGCCGGATGAATATGAAAAGAAAAATGGTCTGAATCCCCGGAACGCTTCAGATGCCCCGGCCCTTGCGGCAAATGGGTATAGTAATGTTGAAAACTACCTGAACGGTTTAGTGAATCTTAACACAGTAACACCCCGGTAA